Proteins found in one Amycolatopsis umgeniensis genomic segment:
- a CDS encoding sodium:solute symporter family transporter — MAGDYAVIALYIAGMIGVGWFGLRLAKTKSDYLVAGRRLGWFMYSGTMSAVVLGGASTVGGVKLGYTYGISGAWLVIAIGVGILVLHTLFARRLVKLRVYTVGEMLDLRYGGSTSAISGVVMWGYTLMLTVTSTLAFATIFKVLFNVPSWAGIAIGGSIVVLYSVLGGMWSITLTDIVQFVIKTIGILFILLPVSIVSAGGFDGMAARLDESYFELTAIGGDTIFTYFLIYSFGLLIGQDIWQRVFTARTPGIATGGGVISGVYCLVYGLAGALIGTAAKTLYPTLASAQDAFATIVEEQLPAGIRGLVLAAALSAMMSTASGALIACSTVSTSDLLSKLGLKKAVNEVGRNRVTTLVLGIVAIGIAMVVDDVVNALTIAYDILVGGLLVAIIGGLAWKRGTRQGALASMVVGTVVVITFMFVDGVEANSPIYWGLGSSLAVYLLVSFVTPRTSDEILTVWTRRLNGSAVAEEEAAKLAASKS, encoded by the coding sequence GTGGCCGGTGATTACGCGGTGATCGCGCTCTACATAGCGGGCATGATCGGGGTCGGCTGGTTCGGTCTGCGGCTCGCCAAGACCAAATCCGACTACCTGGTCGCGGGCCGCCGCCTCGGCTGGTTCATGTACTCGGGCACGATGTCCGCGGTCGTCCTCGGCGGCGCTTCGACGGTCGGCGGCGTGAAGCTCGGCTACACCTACGGCATCTCCGGCGCCTGGCTCGTCATCGCGATCGGCGTCGGCATCCTGGTCCTGCACACGCTGTTCGCGCGGCGGCTGGTGAAACTGCGCGTCTACACCGTCGGCGAGATGCTCGACCTGCGCTACGGCGGCTCCACCAGCGCCATTTCCGGCGTGGTCATGTGGGGCTACACGCTGATGCTGACCGTCACCTCGACGCTGGCGTTCGCCACCATCTTCAAGGTCCTCTTCAACGTCCCGAGCTGGGCCGGCATCGCCATCGGCGGGTCGATCGTGGTGCTCTACTCGGTGCTCGGCGGCATGTGGTCGATCACGCTCACCGACATCGTCCAGTTCGTCATCAAGACCATCGGCATCCTGTTCATCCTGCTGCCGGTCTCGATCGTCTCGGCAGGCGGTTTCGACGGGATGGCCGCGCGCCTGGACGAGAGCTACTTCGAGCTGACCGCCATCGGCGGCGACACGATCTTCACCTACTTCCTCATCTACAGCTTCGGGCTGCTGATCGGCCAGGACATCTGGCAGCGCGTGTTCACCGCCCGCACCCCGGGCATCGCCACCGGCGGCGGCGTCATCTCCGGCGTCTACTGCCTGGTCTACGGCCTCGCCGGCGCGCTGATCGGCACCGCGGCCAAGACGCTGTACCCGACGCTGGCCAGCGCGCAGGACGCGTTCGCGACCATCGTCGAGGAGCAGCTGCCCGCCGGGATCCGCGGCCTGGTGCTCGCGGCGGCGCTGTCGGCGATGATGTCGACCGCGAGCGGCGCGCTCATCGCCTGCTCCACGGTCAGCACCTCGGACCTGCTTTCGAAGCTGGGCCTCAAGAAGGCCGTCAACGAAGTCGGCAGGAACCGCGTCACCACGCTGGTCCTCGGCATCGTCGCGATCGGCATCGCGATGGTCGTGGACGACGTCGTCAACGCGCTGACCATCGCTTACGACATCCTCGTCGGCGGCCTGCTGGTCGCGATCATCGGCGGGCTGGCGTGGAAACGCGGCACGCGCCAGGGCGCGCTCGCGTCGATGGTCGTCGGCACCGTCGTGGTCATCACGTTCATGTTCGTCGACGGCGTCGAGGCCAACAGCCCGATCTACTGGGGACTCGGCTCCAGCTTGGCCGTGTACCTGCTGGTCAGCTTCGTCACCCCGCGCACCTCGGACGAAATCCTCACCGTGTGGACCCGCCGCCTGAACGGCAGCGCGGTCGCCGAAGAAGAAGCGGCGAAACTCGCCGCCTCGAAATCCTGA
- the speB gene encoding agmatinase, with product MPEQSPIGPVDSSRVPRFAGFATFARLPRIDQVERADVAVVGVPFDAGVSYRPGARFGPAALREASRLLRPYHPELDVSPFAETQVVDAGDIALNPFNIGEAIETLQHEAEALTAGGTRLVTVGGDHTIALPLLRAAAKKHGPVALLHFDAHLDTWDTYFGEPYTHGTPFRRASEEGILDTEALCHVGTRGPLYGKRDLEEDRRLGFGIVTSGDVMRRGVAETVDALRQRIGSRPLYISVDIDVLDPAHAPGTGTPEAGGMTSRELLEILRGLRECNLIGGDVVELAPAYDHAEITAIAASHVAYDLVSLLSLGKGE from the coding sequence GTGCCTGAGCAGAGCCCGATCGGCCCCGTCGACTCTTCGAGGGTGCCCCGGTTCGCCGGTTTCGCGACCTTCGCGAGGCTGCCGCGGATCGATCAGGTCGAGCGTGCCGACGTCGCCGTCGTCGGGGTGCCGTTCGACGCCGGGGTGTCCTACCGCCCCGGCGCGCGCTTCGGCCCCGCCGCGCTCCGTGAGGCCAGCAGGCTCCTTCGCCCGTACCACCCGGAACTCGACGTCTCGCCGTTCGCCGAAACGCAGGTGGTCGACGCGGGCGACATCGCGCTCAACCCGTTCAACATCGGGGAGGCGATCGAGACCCTGCAGCACGAGGCCGAGGCGCTGACCGCGGGCGGGACGCGGCTAGTGACCGTCGGCGGCGACCACACGATCGCGCTGCCGCTGCTGCGTGCGGCGGCGAAGAAGCACGGACCGGTGGCGCTGCTGCACTTCGACGCGCACCTCGACACGTGGGACACCTACTTCGGCGAGCCGTACACCCACGGCACCCCGTTCCGGCGGGCGTCCGAGGAAGGCATCCTCGACACGGAAGCGCTGTGCCACGTCGGCACGCGCGGCCCGCTGTACGGCAAGCGGGATCTGGAAGAGGACCGCCGCCTCGGCTTCGGCATCGTCACCTCCGGCGACGTCATGCGCCGCGGGGTCGCCGAGACCGTCGACGCGCTGCGCCAGCGCATCGGCAGCCGCCCGCTCTACATCTCGGTCGACATCGACGTGCTGGACCCCGCGCATGCGCCGGGCACCGGCACCCCCGAAGCGGGCGGGATGACCAGCCGCGAACTGCTGGAGATCCTGCGCGGGCTGCGGGAGTGCAACCTGATCGGAGGCGATGTGGTGGAGCTGGCCCCGGCTTACGATCATGCCGAGATCACCGCCATCGCGGCCTCCCACGTCGCCTACGACCTGGTGAGCCTGCTCAGTTTGGGGAAGGGCGAATGA
- a CDS encoding PHP domain-containing protein: protein MNSEKPGVDRRGFLKRAGLVSAAAAGAPLAATAPAEALDLDLGLDLGRLFGRNRYHWLVGDHHIHTQYSYDAMYTVDGIADGARRHGADWAVITDHGHAAHEKSSVERTNAAIRAAQREHRDLLLWQGMEWNVPGAEHATLFFQAGPNQAAKLREFERAFDWRLTGTEPGTPDNEALAVKAIRWLATEERARRIHAPVVVINHPLRNGRVAPHEIRALRDAAPGIVIGMEGAPGAQADGFPKPLGSGGGARGGYGNSPGSNSWPGFPESAYRTYGGFDWSTATVGGLWDSLLAEGKPWWITSNSDSHYNRGDTHVRPGVPDGYYDEHGAYPDPIDTGVPQTLPPYADFAPAEFSRTVVGVTRRSHEGVLEGLRAGRVWVVHGGLAQELEFGAYSGWESATMGGRLRVRRGSDVTVVVSATLAARPNGGGAIPRLSRLDLVSGPVTGPAADRDAQTAPGTRVVRSFEPRWAPGRRVAFRHTFRNVREPFFVRTRGTDGKKHVPGGIEPSADVIGQSNPFEDLWLYGNPIFVDVR, encoded by the coding sequence GTGAACAGCGAAAAACCGGGCGTCGACCGCCGCGGATTCCTCAAACGCGCGGGCCTCGTGTCCGCGGCGGCCGCGGGTGCGCCGCTCGCCGCCACCGCCCCGGCGGAAGCCCTCGATCTGGACCTCGGCCTCGACCTCGGCAGGCTCTTCGGCCGAAACCGCTACCACTGGCTGGTGGGCGATCACCACATCCACACGCAGTACTCGTACGACGCGATGTACACAGTGGACGGAATCGCCGACGGCGCCCGCCGTCACGGCGCGGATTGGGCGGTGATCACCGATCACGGGCACGCCGCGCACGAGAAGTCTTCGGTGGAGCGCACGAACGCCGCGATCAGGGCGGCGCAGCGTGAGCACCGCGATCTCCTGCTGTGGCAGGGCATGGAGTGGAACGTGCCGGGTGCGGAGCACGCGACGCTGTTCTTCCAGGCCGGCCCGAACCAGGCCGCGAAGCTGCGTGAGTTCGAGCGCGCCTTCGACTGGCGCCTGACCGGGACCGAACCGGGCACCCCGGACAACGAGGCATTGGCCGTCAAGGCGATCCGCTGGCTCGCCACCGAAGAACGGGCTCGCCGCATCCACGCGCCGGTGGTGGTGATCAACCATCCGCTGCGCAACGGCCGGGTCGCCCCGCACGAGATCCGCGCGCTGCGCGACGCCGCGCCCGGCATCGTCATCGGTATGGAAGGCGCGCCGGGAGCCCAGGCCGACGGCTTCCCCAAACCGCTCGGGAGCGGCGGCGGCGCGCGCGGCGGGTACGGCAACTCCCCCGGCTCGAACTCGTGGCCGGGCTTCCCGGAGTCGGCCTACCGCACCTACGGCGGGTTCGACTGGAGCACCGCGACCGTCGGCGGACTGTGGGATTCGCTGCTGGCCGAAGGAAAGCCGTGGTGGATCACCAGCAACTCCGACTCGCACTACAACCGCGGCGACACCCACGTCCGGCCCGGTGTCCCCGACGGCTACTACGACGAGCACGGCGCTTACCCGGACCCGATCGACACCGGTGTCCCGCAGACTCTGCCCCCGTACGCGGACTTCGCACCCGCCGAGTTCAGCCGGACGGTCGTCGGCGTGACCCGCCGGAGCCATGAAGGCGTGTTGGAAGGCCTGCGTGCGGGCCGCGTCTGGGTGGTGCACGGCGGACTCGCGCAGGAGCTGGAATTCGGCGCGTACAGCGGCTGGGAGTCGGCCACGATGGGCGGCAGGCTGCGGGTCCGGCGCGGATCCGACGTCACGGTCGTCGTCTCGGCGACGCTGGCGGCCCGGCCGAACGGCGGCGGCGCGATCCCCCGGCTTTCGCGGCTGGACCTCGTTTCGGGACCGGTGACCGGCCCGGCCGCCGACCGTGACGCGCAGACCGCTCCGGGCACGCGGGTGGTGCGGTCCTTCGAACCGCGGTGGGCGCCGGGGCGGCGGGTCGCCTTCCGGCACACCTTCCGCAACGTGCGCGAACCGTTCTTCGTGCGGACGCGCGGGACGGACGGCAAGAAGCACGTGCCCGGCGGGATCGAGCCGAGCGCCGACGTGATCGGGCAGTCGAACCCGTTCGAAGACCTGTGGCTGTACGGGAACCCGATCTTCGTCGACGTGCGGTAG
- a CDS encoding ATP-binding protein, whose translation MNLSGARSLRARVTLLATGLVALVSLLLLWLTWNLVGDAVSAVPQLPPGTTVRVDGVDVDASAVTEHLRVYARNRVLLFGAVAFCFVVLAAGILAWTFTARVLQPLREITGTARRLSIESMGERIGEVRTKDELAELAETFDDMLDRLQAAFDAQRHFVANASHELRTPLAVIRTELDVTLSDEHADEAELRRMAGVVRDATERAERLVGSLLLLARTDGAGLVAREPVDLAVIVASAWRAVRADAEKRGLRTEFATPGAATFGDPALLERIAGNLLENAVRHNVDGGWLDVVTQAGPQWSVLRVRSSGGLLDPAAVPELFEPFRRAGVARTARTGAGLGLSIVRAAVQAHGGTVSAEPVVGGGLSVTVHLPALP comes from the coding sequence GTGAACCTGTCCGGTGCCCGCAGCCTGCGCGCGCGGGTCACGCTGCTCGCGACCGGGCTGGTGGCACTGGTCAGCCTCCTGTTGCTCTGGCTGACCTGGAATCTGGTCGGCGACGCGGTTTCCGCCGTCCCCCAGCTGCCGCCGGGCACCACGGTGCGGGTCGACGGTGTCGACGTCGACGCCTCCGCCGTCACCGAGCATCTGCGGGTGTACGCCCGGAACCGGGTGCTGCTGTTCGGCGCGGTCGCGTTCTGTTTCGTCGTGCTGGCGGCGGGGATCCTCGCGTGGACGTTCACCGCGCGGGTCCTGCAACCGTTGCGCGAGATCACCGGTACCGCGCGACGGCTCTCGATCGAATCGATGGGGGAGCGGATCGGCGAGGTCCGCACCAAGGACGAACTCGCCGAACTGGCCGAGACCTTCGACGACATGCTCGACAGGCTGCAGGCCGCGTTCGACGCCCAACGGCATTTCGTCGCGAACGCCAGCCACGAACTGCGGACCCCGCTCGCGGTCATCCGCACCGAACTCGACGTCACCCTGTCCGACGAGCACGCCGACGAAGCCGAATTGCGGCGGATGGCCGGCGTGGTCCGCGACGCGACCGAACGCGCCGAGCGGCTGGTGGGCTCGCTGCTGCTGCTCGCGCGCACGGACGGCGCGGGGCTGGTGGCCAGGGAACCGGTGGATCTCGCGGTGATCGTCGCGAGCGCGTGGCGCGCGGTGCGAGCGGATGCCGAGAAACGCGGCCTCCGCACCGAATTCGCGACCCCGGGAGCGGCGACGTTCGGCGATCCCGCGCTGCTGGAACGAATCGCGGGGAACCTGCTGGAAAACGCCGTACGGCACAACGTCGACGGTGGCTGGCTGGATGTCGTCACCCAGGCGGGTCCACAGTGGTCGGTGCTGCGGGTGCGTTCGTCCGGCGGCCTGCTCGACCCGGCGGCGGTACCGGAACTGTTCGAACCGTTCCGCCGCGCCGGCGTCGCCAGGACGGCCCGCACCGGCGCCGGGCTGGGCCTCTCGATCGTGCGGGCCGCCGTCCAGGCCCACGGTGGCACGGTGTCCGCGGAACCCGTTGTGGGAGGCGGTCTTTCGGTGACCGTCCACCTGCCCGCTCTGCCCTGA
- a CDS encoding PucR family transcriptional regulator, which translates to MTQTHDPLDSDVNVPLRAVVGNPELALDPVVETLRPGALDAPVRWAHVSELRDPAPYLLGAELLLTAGVNLPVEDSEVDLYVRRLAESGISALGFGLTPGAYETLPPSLRAACARHALPLLTVQPRTPFLAISRAVSVALAEAGQREQRRIAVAREALTRAAGDGLGELASALAGRLRAWVALVGVGDALAADHGAPSPLPAEVRELVATLRAGRGIRSATTELADGTHVVAQPVYPQATASHLVVVGRVARFDGADRSILSVGAALLGLAGRAGSDAAGLGATATALLLGETGVVGRDERRLVAGIAYRRGPTEAAARYDWLRARLDTPLVRLRPGPRFDAIVGEAPEIGDLDRLRADGWLAVVGSPVPPDRLPEAASEVELLLTRAAALGRPVVAEESGSGLDALIAPDAAAGFAAQTLAPLRDLDRKGDRELVETLRVWLAHHGGWDRTAAELGVHRNSVRHRIGQIERALEVDLADPEIRMRLWFALRWS; encoded by the coding sequence ATGACCCAAACCCACGATCCGCTCGACTCGGATGTGAATGTCCCGTTACGGGCCGTGGTCGGCAACCCGGAACTGGCACTCGACCCGGTCGTGGAGACGCTGCGGCCGGGAGCGCTCGACGCCCCGGTGCGCTGGGCGCACGTCAGCGAGTTGCGGGATCCCGCGCCGTACCTCCTCGGGGCGGAACTGCTGCTCACCGCCGGGGTGAACCTGCCGGTGGAGGACTCCGAGGTCGACCTCTACGTCCGGCGGCTCGCCGAAAGCGGGATCTCCGCGCTGGGGTTCGGGCTGACCCCCGGCGCCTACGAGACGCTGCCGCCGTCTCTGCGTGCCGCGTGCGCCCGGCACGCTCTGCCGTTGCTGACCGTCCAGCCGCGGACGCCGTTCCTGGCGATCAGCCGGGCGGTCTCGGTCGCGCTCGCCGAGGCCGGTCAGCGGGAACAGCGGCGGATCGCGGTCGCGCGCGAGGCGCTGACCAGAGCGGCGGGTGACGGGCTCGGCGAACTGGCGAGCGCGCTGGCCGGGCGGCTGCGGGCGTGGGTGGCGCTGGTCGGCGTCGGCGACGCCCTCGCCGCCGACCACGGCGCCCCGTCGCCGCTGCCCGCCGAGGTCCGGGAACTGGTCGCGACGCTGCGGGCGGGCCGGGGGATCCGCAGCGCGACGACGGAATTGGCCGACGGCACGCACGTCGTCGCGCAACCGGTGTACCCGCAGGCGACGGCGTCGCATCTGGTCGTGGTCGGCCGCGTCGCGCGGTTCGACGGTGCGGACCGCTCGATCCTGTCGGTCGGGGCGGCGCTGCTCGGGCTGGCCGGCCGCGCGGGTTCGGACGCGGCCGGGCTCGGTGCCACCGCCACGGCGTTGCTGCTGGGGGAGACCGGCGTGGTCGGCCGGGACGAACGCCGCTTGGTCGCCGGGATCGCCTACCGTCGCGGCCCCACCGAGGCCGCCGCGCGCTACGACTGGCTGCGCGCCCGGCTCGACACCCCGCTCGTGCGGCTGAGGCCCGGCCCGCGGTTCGACGCGATCGTCGGCGAGGCACCGGAAATCGGTGACCTCGACAGGCTCCGCGCCGACGGCTGGCTCGCTGTCGTGGGTTCGCCGGTCCCGCCCGATCGGCTCCCGGAGGCCGCGAGCGAAGTCGAGTTGCTGTTGACCCGCGCCGCCGCGCTGGGACGGCCGGTGGTGGCGGAGGAGTCAGGGTCCGGGCTGGACGCGCTGATCGCGCCGGACGCGGCCGCCGGGTTCGCCGCCCAAACGCTGGCGCCGCTGCGAGACCTAGACCGGAAAGGCGACCGCGAACTGGTCGAGACGCTGCGGGTCTGGCTCGCGCACCACGGCGGCTGGGACCGGACGGCCGCCGAACTGGGCGTGCATCGCAACAGCGTCCGGCACCGGATCGGGCAGATCGAACGGGCGCTGGAGGTGGACCTGGCGGATCCGGAGATCCGGATGCGGCTGTGGTTCGCCCTGCGCTGGTCGTGA
- a CDS encoding aldo/keto reductase: MVPSIRLNNGTSLPQLGFGVYKIGDDEVVGAIRTAIEAGYRAIDTATLYANERGVGEAVRTSGLPREELFVTTKLWNTEHGHDSALRAFDTSLSELGLEYVDLYLIHWPLPSQDKYVETWRALEKIASDGRAKAIGVSNFQIPHLERLFEETGTVPAVNQIECHPWLQQPLLRNFHEKHEIVTEAWGPLARGGDLLADEKITTIAEKHGKTPAQVVLRWHIEMNHLVIPKSVTPERIAANMDVFDFALDAHDGAAIATLEQGKRLGPDPDKLS; this comes from the coding sequence ATGGTCCCCAGTATTCGGCTGAACAACGGAACGTCCCTTCCCCAGCTCGGGTTCGGGGTGTACAAGATCGGCGACGATGAGGTCGTCGGCGCGATCCGCACCGCCATCGAGGCGGGTTACCGCGCCATCGACACGGCGACCCTGTACGCCAACGAGCGCGGGGTCGGCGAGGCCGTCCGCACCAGCGGGCTGCCGCGCGAGGAACTGTTCGTCACCACGAAACTGTGGAACACCGAGCACGGCCACGACTCCGCGTTGCGCGCCTTCGACACCAGCCTGAGCGAACTCGGCCTCGAATACGTCGACCTGTACCTGATCCACTGGCCGTTGCCGTCGCAGGACAAGTACGTGGAAACGTGGCGGGCGCTGGAAAAGATCGCCTCCGACGGCCGGGCCAAGGCGATCGGCGTCTCGAACTTCCAGATCCCGCATCTGGAGCGGCTGTTCGAGGAGACCGGGACCGTCCCCGCGGTGAACCAGATCGAGTGCCACCCGTGGCTGCAGCAGCCGCTGCTCCGGAACTTCCACGAGAAACACGAGATCGTCACCGAGGCCTGGGGCCCGCTGGCGCGCGGCGGCGACCTGCTCGCCGACGAGAAGATCACCACGATCGCGGAGAAGCACGGCAAGACACCCGCGCAGGTCGTGCTGCGGTGGCACATCGAGATGAACCACCTGGTGATCCCGAAGTCCGTCACGCCGGAGCGGATCGCGGCGAACATGGACGTCTTCGACTTCGCCCTCGACGCGCACGACGGCGCCGCGATCGCGACGCTCGAGCAGGGCAAGCGGCTGGGACCGGATCCGGACAAGCTCTCGTGA
- a CDS encoding response regulator transcription factor has protein sequence MRILVVEDEEPLADAIARGLRREGMAVDIALTGDDGHEKAAVTRYDVVLLDRDLPGMSGDDLCREIVASGELTRVLMLTASSSVSDRVDGLSLGADDYLAKPFAFPELVARVRALGRRATPAAPPLLTSGDVELDPARRTVRRASGPVELTRKEFGVLEVLLSAAGSVVSSEELLERVWDENADPFTTTVRVTVMTLRKKLGEPGIIETVVGSGYRVPEQGTARG, from the coding sequence GTGCGAATTCTGGTAGTCGAAGACGAAGAACCCCTCGCCGACGCGATCGCACGCGGCCTGCGGCGCGAGGGCATGGCGGTGGACATCGCGCTCACCGGTGACGACGGGCACGAGAAGGCCGCCGTCACCCGGTATGACGTCGTGCTGCTCGATCGCGACCTGCCGGGGATGTCCGGTGACGACCTGTGCCGCGAGATCGTCGCGTCCGGCGAGTTGACGCGCGTGCTGATGCTCACCGCGAGCAGTTCCGTTTCGGACCGCGTGGACGGGCTTTCCCTCGGCGCCGACGACTACCTCGCCAAGCCGTTCGCCTTCCCGGAACTCGTCGCGCGGGTGCGGGCGCTGGGCCGCCGTGCGACCCCGGCCGCGCCGCCGCTGCTGACTTCGGGCGACGTCGAACTGGATCCCGCGAGGCGGACCGTCCGCCGCGCGAGCGGTCCGGTCGAGCTGACCCGCAAGGAGTTCGGCGTGCTGGAGGTGCTGCTGTCGGCCGCCGGTTCGGTGGTCAGCAGTGAGGAACTGCTCGAACGCGTGTGGGACGAGAACGCCGACCCGTTCACCACCACCGTCCGGGTCACCGTGATGACGCTGCGGAAGAAGCTCGGCGAGCCGGGGATCATCGAAACCGTCGTCGGCTCCGGCTACCGGGTGCCGGAGCAGGGGACCGCACGCGGGTGA
- a CDS encoding 3-hydroxyacyl-CoA dehydrogenase NAD-binding domain-containing protein, giving the protein MTFTAEQAKAAFPDEVVTNAVTRLVKVPGLTKAVALITLDNGHDHTRPNTFGPQGLVSLNAALDTAFAAEPAAIAVIGKPFIFAVGADLSGVEAVADPALAREIAQTGHDVFRRLTETEIPTFGFINGAVMGGGLELALSCHYRTLSENTPAIAFPEVFLGLFPGWGGTQLLPNLIGPDAAVTVIIENALAQNKMLKVAQAAELGIVDEVFGSADYLEQSLLWLAKVVNGEITPARREIDRGAGWDAAIARAKAIVDGRTKGASPGATKAVELLELARENDLDRGYAAETDGLAELLMDDTLRAGLYSFNLVNKRAKRPAGAPDKSLARKVNKVGIVGAGLMASQMALLFVRRLKVPVVLTDVDQERVDKGVSYVHDEIDKLLAKKRVSPDGANRLKALVTGSLDKSAFADADFVIEAVFEELGVKQKVFADLEQYVSPEAILATNTSSLSITAMASQLKHPERVVGFHFFNPVAVMPLLEIVRAEKTDDAALATAFALGKQLKKSSVLVKDASAFVVNRLLLRFLGEVLVTVDEGTPFEVADKALEPLGLPMTPLTLMQLVGPAIALHVGETLHEAFPDRFTVSENLDRFVKAGKKGVWQWDAHGNATVDPEVAELWRRGDAPSTSEQVRDRALAAIAEEIRIMLDEGVVAEAQDIDLCLILGAGWPFWLGGITPYLDRAGVSENVNGKPFLAPGVASVPLS; this is encoded by the coding sequence ATGACTTTCACCGCTGAACAGGCGAAAGCCGCCTTCCCCGACGAGGTCGTCACGAACGCCGTCACCCGGTTGGTGAAGGTGCCCGGGTTGACCAAAGCGGTCGCCCTGATCACGTTGGACAACGGCCACGACCACACCCGGCCGAACACCTTCGGGCCGCAGGGCCTGGTGAGTCTCAACGCCGCGCTCGACACCGCCTTCGCGGCCGAGCCCGCCGCGATCGCGGTCATCGGCAAACCGTTCATCTTCGCCGTCGGCGCCGACCTTTCCGGTGTCGAAGCGGTCGCGGATCCGGCGCTGGCGCGGGAGATCGCGCAGACCGGGCACGACGTCTTCCGCCGTCTCACCGAAACCGAGATCCCGACCTTCGGCTTCATCAACGGCGCGGTGATGGGCGGCGGGCTCGAACTCGCGCTCTCCTGCCACTACCGCACGCTTTCCGAGAACACCCCCGCGATCGCGTTCCCCGAGGTCTTCCTCGGCCTGTTCCCGGGCTGGGGCGGCACGCAGCTGCTGCCGAACCTGATCGGGCCGGACGCCGCGGTCACCGTGATCATCGAGAACGCGCTGGCACAGAACAAGATGCTGAAGGTCGCGCAGGCGGCGGAGCTCGGCATCGTCGACGAGGTCTTCGGTTCGGCCGACTACCTGGAGCAGTCGCTGCTGTGGCTGGCGAAGGTCGTCAACGGCGAGATCACCCCCGCCCGCCGCGAGATCGACCGCGGCGCGGGCTGGGACGCGGCGATCGCCCGCGCCAAGGCCATTGTGGACGGACGCACGAAGGGCGCGTCCCCTGGCGCGACCAAGGCCGTCGAGCTGTTGGAACTGGCCCGCGAGAACGACCTCGACCGCGGCTACGCGGCCGAGACCGACGGGCTCGCCGAACTCCTGATGGACGACACGCTGCGCGCCGGGCTGTACTCGTTCAACCTGGTCAACAAGCGGGCCAAGCGGCCCGCGGGCGCGCCGGACAAATCGTTGGCGCGCAAGGTGAACAAGGTCGGCATCGTCGGCGCGGGCCTGATGGCCAGCCAGATGGCGCTGCTGTTCGTGCGCCGTCTCAAGGTGCCCGTGGTGCTCACCGACGTCGACCAGGAGCGGGTCGACAAGGGTGTGTCCTATGTGCACGATGAGATCGACAAGCTGCTGGCCAAGAAGCGCGTGTCGCCGGACGGCGCGAACCGCCTGAAGGCGCTCGTCACCGGCTCGCTCGACAAGTCCGCCTTCGCCGACGCCGACTTCGTGATCGAGGCGGTGTTCGAGGAGCTGGGCGTCAAGCAGAAGGTGTTCGCCGACCTGGAGCAGTACGTCTCCCCCGAGGCGATCCTGGCGACGAACACCTCGTCGCTGTCGATCACCGCGATGGCGTCGCAGCTGAAGCATCCGGAACGCGTGGTCGGGTTCCACTTCTTCAACCCGGTCGCGGTGATGCCGTTGCTGGAGATCGTCCGCGCGGAGAAGACCGACGACGCCGCGCTGGCCACCGCGTTCGCGCTCGGCAAGCAGCTCAAGAAGTCGAGCGTGCTGGTCAAGGACGCGTCCGCGTTCGTGGTCAACCGGCTGCTGCTGAGGTTCCTCGGCGAGGTGCTGGTGACCGTGGACGAGGGCACGCCGTTCGAGGTCGCCGACAAGGCGCTCGAGCCGCTGGGCCTGCCGATGACCCCGCTGACGCTGATGCAGCTGGTCGGCCCAGCGATCGCCTTGCACGTCGGGGAAACCCTGCACGAGGCGTTCCCGGACCGGTTCACCGTCAGCGAGAACCTCGACCGTTTCGTCAAGGCGGGCAAGAAGGGCGTCTGGCAGTGGGACGCTCACGGCAACGCCACCGTCGATCCCGAGGTCGCCGAACTGTGGCGGCGCGGCGACGCGCCGTCGACGTCCGAGCAGGTGCGTGACCGCGCGCTGGCCGCGATCGCCGAGGAGATCCGGATCATGCTCGACGAGGGCGTGGTCGCGGAGGCCCAGGACATCGACCTGTGCCTGATCCTCGGCGCGGGCTGGCCGTTCTGGCTCGGCGGCATCACGCCGTACCTGGACCGGGCCGGTGTGTCCGAGAACGTCAACGGCAAGCCGTTCCTGGCCCCGGGTGTGGCGAGCGTGCCGCTCTCCTGA